A window of the Henckelia pumila isolate YLH828 chromosome 3, ASM3356847v2, whole genome shotgun sequence genome harbors these coding sequences:
- the LOC140890792 gene encoding putative respiratory burst oxidase homolog protein H isoform X1, whose product MANTGLPRGDSVKWILERIEIDSMADIPMEEKSESVPNGSFLRRKTNRMGRTESGAAQGLKSLRFLDRTRTGKEEDAWKDIEKRFNQHAVDGRLFKDKFGVCIGMGDSKEFAGELFEALARRRSVSTVKGIEIEMLREFWEDMTNQDYDTRLHIFFDMCDKNGDGMLSEDEVKEVLVMSASANKLAKFKQQASTYASLIMEELDPDHQGYIEMWQLEALLRGMVGSEEDKRRTNYKKTQTLARTMIPKQYRTPISKFVSKNSERFFDNWRRILLLTLWMCVNVSLFTWKFYQYKKRAAFQVMGYCICLAKGAAEILKFNMALILLPVCRRTLTKLRETFLGTVIPFDDNINFHKLIALCIAMATLVHTLMHTGCNFVRLTKCPKNQFDDVFGPAFHFHQPSYLGMLGTVPGTTGILMIILMIFSFTLALHSFRRNVVKLPWPLHHLAGFNSFWYAHHLLAIVYVLLIIHGYFIFLTRQWNKKTTWMYVAIPMFVYTSERILTIYDRNHRVSIIKAVIYTGNVLALYVSRPPGFKYKSGMYLFVKCPDISNYEWHPFSITSAPGDDYLSVHIRTLGDWTTELRDRFAKACEPRSTQPRRGNLVRMETKAYSDTENSEFPRIVIKGPYGAPAQNYKKYDILLLIGLGIGATPFISIIKDIVNNEDEFDSTDDRKCPERAYFYWVTREQGSFDWFKGVMDDLAEYDHNHVIEMHNYLTSVYEEGDARSALIGMVQSLQHAKNGVDVVSESRIRTHFARPNWKKVFAQLSATHPSTRIGVFYCGSPILTKLLRNLCQEFSMTSSTRFQFHKENF is encoded by the exons ATGGCTAATACAGGGCTACCTAGAGGAGATTCTGTGAAATGGATATTGGAAAGAATTGAGATAGATAGCATGGCTGATATTCCAATGGAAGAAAAATCGGAATCTGTGCCGAATGGGAGTTTTCTAAGGAGGAAGACGAATAGGATGGGGCGAACAGAATCGGGCGCCGCACAAGGGCTAAAGAGTTTAAGGTTTCTTGACAGGACAAGAACGGGGAAGGAAGAGGACGCGTGGAAGGATATTGAGAAGCGTTTTAACCAGCATGCGGTCGATGGTAGACTGTTCAAGGACAAATTTGGAGTATGCATCG GAATGGGAGACAGCAAGGAATTTGCTGGTGAGTTGTTCGAAGCTTTGGCGAGACGGAGGAGCGTTTCCACGGTAAAAGGGATCGAGATAGAAATGCTTAGGGAATTCTGGGAAGACATGACAAATCAAGATTATGACACGAGGCTTCATATATTTTTCGACAT GTGTGACAAAAATGGAGATGGGATGCTGTCAGAAGACGAGGTTAAAGAA GTTTTAGTAATGAGTGCTTCGGCGAACAAGTTGGCCAAATTCAAGCAACAGGCTTCAACATATGCTTCTTTAATCATGGAAGAGCTCGACCCCGATCATCAAGGATATATAGAG ATGTGGCAACTCGAGGCCTTATTAAGAGGGATGGTTGGGTCGGAAGAAGACAAAAGAAGGACTAATTACAAGAAAACGCAAACATTGGCAAGAACCATGATCCCTAAACAGTACAGGACCCCCATAAGCAAATTCGTATCGAAAAACTCGGAAAGATTCTTCGATAATTGGAGAAGAATACTCCTTCTCACGTTGTGGATGTGTGTAAATGTTTCCCTCTTCACTTGGAAATTCTATCAATACAAAAAAAGGGCTGCTTTTCAAGTAATGGGATATTGTATATGTCTTGCTAAAGGTGCAGCGGAGATTCTTAAGTTCAATATGGCTCTGATTCTCCTCCCCGTGTGCAGAAGAACTCTAACGAAGCTAAGAGAGACGTTTCTTGGGACAGTAATACCCTTCGACGACAACATCAATTTCCACAAATTAATCGCGCTATGTATCGCCATGGCAACACTTGTTCACACGCTGATGCACACCGGATGCAACTTCGTGAGACTGACAAAGTGTCCTAAAAATCAGTTTGACGACGTTTTTGGACCGGCTTTTCATTTCCACCAGCCTAGTTATTTGGGGATGCTGGGAACTGTCCCAGGCACTACAGGCATCTTGATGATAATTCTGATGATCTTTTCTTTCACATTGGCCTTGCATTCGTTTAGGAGAAACGTCGTTAAACTGCCGTGGCCTTTACACCATTTGGCAGGTTTCAATTCCTTCTGGTATGCGCATCATCTGTTGGCTATCGTTTATGTTCTCTTGATCATTCACGGTTACTTCATATTCCTGACCAGACAATGGAATAAAAAAACG ACATGGATGTATGTTGCCATACCAATGTTTGTCTACACCAGTGAAAGAATTCTCACCATTTATGACAGAAACCACAGAGTCAGCATCATTAAG GCTGTTATTTACACAGGAAATGTATTAGCCTTGTATGTGAGCAGACCTCCTGGATTCAAATACAAGAGTGGGATGTACCTTTTTGTCAAGTGCCCTGACATCTCTAATTATGAATG GCATCCGTTTTCGATTACCTCTGCCCCTGGCGACGACTATCTAAGTGTTCATATACGCACATTGGGAGATTGGACAACTGAACTTAGAGACCGTTTCGCCAAG GCTTGTGAACCTAGATCGACGCAGCCAAGAAGGGGAAATCTGGTGAGAATGGAAACTAAAGCATACTCAGACACTGAGAATTCAGA ATTTCCAAGAATAGTGATCAAGGGACCCTACGGAGCACCGGCGCAGAATTACAAGAAATACGACATCCTCCTGCTCATCGGTTTGGGAATCGGAGCAACCCCGTTTATCAGTATTATAAAAGACATAGTCAACAACGAAGATGAATTC GACTCAACAGACGACCGAAAGTGCCCGGAACGAGCATATTTCTATTGGGTGACAAGGGAACAAGGATCATTCGACTGGTTTAAAGGTGTAATGGATGACCTTGCAGAATACGATCACAAC CACGTGATAGAAATGCACAActacttgacgagtgtgtacgAGGAAGGAGATGCTCGATCAGCACTGATAGGAATGGTTCAATCGCTTCAACATGCCAAAAACGGGGTCGATGTCGTTTCCGAAAGCAGG ATAAGAACGCATTTCGCGAGGCCAAACTGGAAGAAAGTGTTCGCACAATTGTCTGCTACGCATCCATCTACTCGAATAG GTGTATTTTACTGCGGCAGTCCAATTTTGACGAAGCTGCTCAGAAATCTTTGCCAAGAATTTAGCATGACTTCATCAACTCGATTCCAGTTTCACAAGGAAAATTTCTAG
- the LOC140890792 gene encoding putative respiratory burst oxidase homolog protein H isoform X2, with translation MGDSKEFAGELFEALARRRSVSTVKGIEIEMLREFWEDMTNQDYDTRLHIFFDMCDKNGDGMLSEDEVKEVLVMSASANKLAKFKQQASTYASLIMEELDPDHQGYIEMWQLEALLRGMVGSEEDKRRTNYKKTQTLARTMIPKQYRTPISKFVSKNSERFFDNWRRILLLTLWMCVNVSLFTWKFYQYKKRAAFQVMGYCICLAKGAAEILKFNMALILLPVCRRTLTKLRETFLGTVIPFDDNINFHKLIALCIAMATLVHTLMHTGCNFVRLTKCPKNQFDDVFGPAFHFHQPSYLGMLGTVPGTTGILMIILMIFSFTLALHSFRRNVVKLPWPLHHLAGFNSFWYAHHLLAIVYVLLIIHGYFIFLTRQWNKKTTWMYVAIPMFVYTSERILTIYDRNHRVSIIKAVIYTGNVLALYVSRPPGFKYKSGMYLFVKCPDISNYEWHPFSITSAPGDDYLSVHIRTLGDWTTELRDRFAKACEPRSTQPRRGNLVRMETKAYSDTENSEFPRIVIKGPYGAPAQNYKKYDILLLIGLGIGATPFISIIKDIVNNEDEFDSTDDRKCPERAYFYWVTREQGSFDWFKGVMDDLAEYDHNHVIEMHNYLTSVYEEGDARSALIGMVQSLQHAKNGVDVVSESRIRTHFARPNWKKVFAQLSATHPSTRIGVFYCGSPILTKLLRNLCQEFSMTSSTRFQFHKENF, from the exons ATGGGAGACAGCAAGGAATTTGCTGGTGAGTTGTTCGAAGCTTTGGCGAGACGGAGGAGCGTTTCCACGGTAAAAGGGATCGAGATAGAAATGCTTAGGGAATTCTGGGAAGACATGACAAATCAAGATTATGACACGAGGCTTCATATATTTTTCGACAT GTGTGACAAAAATGGAGATGGGATGCTGTCAGAAGACGAGGTTAAAGAA GTTTTAGTAATGAGTGCTTCGGCGAACAAGTTGGCCAAATTCAAGCAACAGGCTTCAACATATGCTTCTTTAATCATGGAAGAGCTCGACCCCGATCATCAAGGATATATAGAG ATGTGGCAACTCGAGGCCTTATTAAGAGGGATGGTTGGGTCGGAAGAAGACAAAAGAAGGACTAATTACAAGAAAACGCAAACATTGGCAAGAACCATGATCCCTAAACAGTACAGGACCCCCATAAGCAAATTCGTATCGAAAAACTCGGAAAGATTCTTCGATAATTGGAGAAGAATACTCCTTCTCACGTTGTGGATGTGTGTAAATGTTTCCCTCTTCACTTGGAAATTCTATCAATACAAAAAAAGGGCTGCTTTTCAAGTAATGGGATATTGTATATGTCTTGCTAAAGGTGCAGCGGAGATTCTTAAGTTCAATATGGCTCTGATTCTCCTCCCCGTGTGCAGAAGAACTCTAACGAAGCTAAGAGAGACGTTTCTTGGGACAGTAATACCCTTCGACGACAACATCAATTTCCACAAATTAATCGCGCTATGTATCGCCATGGCAACACTTGTTCACACGCTGATGCACACCGGATGCAACTTCGTGAGACTGACAAAGTGTCCTAAAAATCAGTTTGACGACGTTTTTGGACCGGCTTTTCATTTCCACCAGCCTAGTTATTTGGGGATGCTGGGAACTGTCCCAGGCACTACAGGCATCTTGATGATAATTCTGATGATCTTTTCTTTCACATTGGCCTTGCATTCGTTTAGGAGAAACGTCGTTAAACTGCCGTGGCCTTTACACCATTTGGCAGGTTTCAATTCCTTCTGGTATGCGCATCATCTGTTGGCTATCGTTTATGTTCTCTTGATCATTCACGGTTACTTCATATTCCTGACCAGACAATGGAATAAAAAAACG ACATGGATGTATGTTGCCATACCAATGTTTGTCTACACCAGTGAAAGAATTCTCACCATTTATGACAGAAACCACAGAGTCAGCATCATTAAG GCTGTTATTTACACAGGAAATGTATTAGCCTTGTATGTGAGCAGACCTCCTGGATTCAAATACAAGAGTGGGATGTACCTTTTTGTCAAGTGCCCTGACATCTCTAATTATGAATG GCATCCGTTTTCGATTACCTCTGCCCCTGGCGACGACTATCTAAGTGTTCATATACGCACATTGGGAGATTGGACAACTGAACTTAGAGACCGTTTCGCCAAG GCTTGTGAACCTAGATCGACGCAGCCAAGAAGGGGAAATCTGGTGAGAATGGAAACTAAAGCATACTCAGACACTGAGAATTCAGA ATTTCCAAGAATAGTGATCAAGGGACCCTACGGAGCACCGGCGCAGAATTACAAGAAATACGACATCCTCCTGCTCATCGGTTTGGGAATCGGAGCAACCCCGTTTATCAGTATTATAAAAGACATAGTCAACAACGAAGATGAATTC GACTCAACAGACGACCGAAAGTGCCCGGAACGAGCATATTTCTATTGGGTGACAAGGGAACAAGGATCATTCGACTGGTTTAAAGGTGTAATGGATGACCTTGCAGAATACGATCACAAC CACGTGATAGAAATGCACAActacttgacgagtgtgtacgAGGAAGGAGATGCTCGATCAGCACTGATAGGAATGGTTCAATCGCTTCAACATGCCAAAAACGGGGTCGATGTCGTTTCCGAAAGCAGG ATAAGAACGCATTTCGCGAGGCCAAACTGGAAGAAAGTGTTCGCACAATTGTCTGCTACGCATCCATCTACTCGAATAG GTGTATTTTACTGCGGCAGTCCAATTTTGACGAAGCTGCTCAGAAATCTTTGCCAAGAATTTAGCATGACTTCATCAACTCGATTCCAGTTTCACAAGGAAAATTTCTAG